The segment AGTAGGTCCCAATTGCTAATGAATTTTCTTCTGGAAGAACGAACTGTAACTTTTGTTTTAGTGGTGAGCACTAGCCTAGAACACGAGATCAAGCTAAATTAATACAGGGTACAGCCTGGTAGCGGTCTTGAGATTGTTCCCTGCTCTGGCACTGATGCTGGCTGTCTGGACTGGCGCTGTAGCTGTAGGCGGGTAATCCAAGTGTACGTCGGagaataattataataaaacaACTAACTTTCAGATTGTGTAACAGATCCCGTGACAATGCTGTGCATATTGGATCCGAATCAGGGCTAATAACCGTGTGCAGCtcaataaagtgaataaagtAGAAACGTGGAACCTTATgaagtttttctttttgtacCCGGTACTCACAGAATATAGGGGTTTATTAGGTTTGTTTAGATGTAGGATCAACCAGAATGAatccataaagtatataaatAATTGATAGCCACGGCTGTCTGACCGACTATCAGGCCGTCCATGTTGCTTAACGGTTAAATAAATCAAAAGAATATATACTGACTGAATACTGGGTATGAGGAGAGTCTCGAGCCTCTTCCTTTTTGCGGTAACAACAACATATTGCTTCAGATATTTGATAGATATATTGTATTGCTATTTTATATAATTGATAAATATTCGTATTTCGTTTTTGTTACACTAATCCTTCCTTAGTTTGTCAGCTATATTCAATTGCTACACAAATGTAACCACCGAAAAGGCCAGCTTGGCAACCTGTAAAGGAAATTTAGAGTCAATCAGAGTCGAAGAATTATTAAGTATATCATTTCCTTACGGTGATGTTAGTGTTCAAGCTAATGGAGAATATAGATCCGGCGGTGAAAGAGATTGGCATCTGGGCATTGTGCAGGAAGTAAATTAACGAAGACTTATATCTGCGACTTGAGCTCCTCCAGTGGGAGTGAAATATGGCCAAGGCCAAGGACTCACAGTCATCCTTCAAGAGGTCACAGGTGAAGTAGAAGGGAAACGTCTGAATAATCAGGCCATTTATATACGCCGTAGAATCAGACCGTACAGAAGGGGAAACACATCCATCATATATGTTTGGCTTACTATGCCGTTCATGGGTATTAATTCCATCACTGAAGCTATCCAAAGATTCAGTGTGCTCTCGCGCCAATCAATGAATGGATTGTAGAGGTGAAATGGCACGACTCCCGAAAAGATTGCCGTGAAAAAAGTCGATAGCGTGTATGCGGTGTACATAAACTGGTAGATGAGATATGCAATGTTGCATCGTGCCACCCAGCGATGCACCTCCAGGCGCTCCGTGATGTTGATGCAACGCTTGTCCATGCGGCCAAGGAGCTCCTTGATCTTGTGGTAGCGCCACATATTGAGTCTCATGATAATCATATTCAAAGGAAACCGCCCTGCGTTGAAACGGACCTGCAGCACTGACAGGGCTTCACTTGGAGATAAGGTTTTCAACTCCACGAAAAAAGTGATGAAGACTCCGATTGGAACGTAGAGAATCCACCAAAAACTAATGACAATCGTCAGTATTATTCTGAAGGGTTTCCATCCTTCTTGTGGCGGTGTCCATCCCATTAAGATCATGGCGTACTCAAGGTACTTGAACGCCTCTGGCGAGGACAAAAGATTCCACGGAAGTGGCTCTTTCAACAAGTTAAACAGCATTGCGTTTCGATGGTTCTTGTATGCGTCTAGCCTTTGACTGGGAGTCGACATGTCAAAATGTCTGTATTTATACCATCTCCTTGAACACTGGTCTACATCAATCGCCTTTTCTGCCACCCTGCAAGCTCAATGCATTTCCCTGACAAATGTGTAACTCTTCCCACGCATTTCACGCATAATAATAATTGGGGACCATTGGTTTTGCAACTTTGAGCCTTTTGCTCACTGAATTCTTGATTCAATAATTATTTGCAGTGTGTTTTCTAAATCGAAATTCCCATTTTCCTGACCTATTACTCTACATTATTCGAAGATaataagaaaatattttgcacGTGGAAAGCCTGCATGGGTAAACATATTGATGGACTgttttatacccggtactgaAAAGTATAGGCCTATATAATTAAGGAACAAACTTGCAGTTTCTGTAATGTATCCCGTGACAAGGCTATGCATATTGGATCCCAATCAGGACTAATAATCGTGTACAGCTGTGTCTCTCGTGAATAAAGTAGAAACGTTGAACCTCATGGggtttattatatttttactTGAGCTTTTGAAGCCTCCTGGTTCTGCCCGTCATAAGAAAAACTCTGCCGCGGCTGCTGTTCGTCTGATAGGtaggtatgtatgtatgtatgcgtgtGGCAAATCACATTAGACATTCCATGCCCCTGGCCAGGAGTTGGGCATGTGCGTCCTTCGGCCACTTGTAAGAGGCCCCACAGACCATTGCAGACAGATTGTTGTGCCCTATCTAAGGGTATACATTGTTTAATTTGTCCACCTTTTTTGCTATTGTCCTTTCTCTGGAAACGCTATAGGCGCTATAGGTAGGCTTCCGATCTGGACTACTTTTCTGCATATTTTCTGCCATAGTATCAGTCGTTCTGCAAGAGTATCCAAAGCTTTGGCTTCCACTTTCTTTCCTTCTTTTCGTGTTTCAGTTACTTTATCTTTTTTGTGTGGGCCGGGTGGAAGAGGGTCTAACCGCTGGTGGTCGTGTCAAGTTGAATGAACATGGACAAGTTTTGCCACTTCCATTCCTGGCTGGCGGGCAGACAGGCGGTGCGGAGAAAGTTTCTGTGCTGTATCTCGCATCAGAGTTTCGGAGCATTTCTCCCGAAGACCAGACCCTACAACACCATACCATGGTACCATGTTGGCATGGAGCTGCTTTGCTTGTCAGAGATTACTGGCAAGTGGCCGTCAAGTGAGGCTGCGTGAGTGGACAGCAAATAAAAGGCAAACAAGTGGAGAGCCATAACACACATAACTTTAAGCCATGTTGGGTCAAAGAGGAGGGCGTAAAGAGGGGGGATCATTTTAGAAGGAGAAAAGAAAAAATACACGATTTTACACGATGCTTTACTGCCACTTGAAAAAATGTTCGTTGGAAGTATTTCAACCATTTATGGATATAAATCGTATCACGATTATTCAGCTCTGTTTTGTTTATCGGAACGTGAGAGCTTAATTATCAAAGGAATAATTATAGTTTCCAAAAGGCTTTATTAGTTCCAGGACCTCGACTTGATTGTTCCAGATCTGAGTTATATACCGAAAAGACTTATAAACAAGACAGCTTATTCGAGATATCCATTGGAGTACTTGGAGCACTTTAAAGTCGGCGATAATATTGTCAAGTGTCGACAGTTTTATCAGCTGCCAGAGCCAAATGCAATTTAAGTGCACTTGCAACATAAAAAGAGAGGAAAATAAACCAAAGCATACACTCGTATAAGTACGTCTGCACATAGCTCTATATagatgtgtatgtatgtatgtatatgtgtatacTAGTGGTATTCCCCGCTGAACATTGGATTGGGGCATGCCATAAATCTGCACGAAAAAAGCTTCCGGCCTTTCAGCACAAAATTCCTGACGCttttgctcctgctgctcctctccTCCCACCCCCTGCCAATCACCCGCTTTCGCTGCCAGCCGCCAGGGGGTGCTTTAATAACGCCAAAGTGCTGCACCAGGTGTTTGGGCGGGGCGGAGGAGAGGCGAGCGCTCGGATAGGCGGGCAACGATGCAAATGCAGCTCAAAGAAGACAGTGGCAGAACACTTGGTGGATGCCACATCCTTTGGCCGTGTCAACTGATGGACAGCTACAGCTCAGAGTTGCTTTTACAGCCCACCCTCCTGAATCCCGCCTGTAAAATGTTAAGTGTGGCTGCCATCCCATATCCctatccccatccccatccccatccccatccccatcggCATCGCCATCCCCCTATCCACTGCTTGCTCTCTGTTGGCGTTGTAAAtttttttattgcattttggcAGCTGTATCTTTGGGCGGCTGAGGCTGCTCCATTGAGGCTACCGGGTCACGTACCACTCTCGACCTGCCTTGAGCGACACTTCCTGCGACAAAATCAGCGCTCTGGCATCTTGGCCAGCAATTGAATTCAAATGAAGCCAGGCCAAGCGCGGTTCCCTCAAGAACAAATGCAATGCCATAAATCAAGCATAAAAATTGATATTAATTTCGCCCCCGAGAGAGAGAAAGCCCGAAGTGAAATGGAGATGGAGGGAGAGCGGAAAGTCCCCGAATTACGTGCTAGCGACCTGGTGGATTCTTTGGTGAAATTTTTGTTTGATTTGGTGGAATGAATGTGCCAACGGCTTTGTCAAAAgttatatttatacccgatactcaacatgagtattggggtatattagatttgtggtaaaagtggatgtgtgtaacgtccagaaggaatcgtttccgaccccataaattatatatattcttgatcagcatcaatagcggAGTCGATttagccatgtctgtctgtctgtccacttcagcgcctagtgctcaaagactataagagctagagcaacgatgttttggatcccgacttctgtgatatgtcactgctacaagaatatttcaaaacattgccccgcccacttccgcccccacaaaaagcgaaaatctgtggcatccacatttttaaagatacgataaaaccaaaaacgcagaatcggtgaggatgaccatatcttctagagtgcaaaatctgaaccagatcgtataattattatagccagaatcaagaaaacaatttcattctttctcgctctgtctctctctaacacacaggtttcatggtcggttttgccaattgcaaaatatgagttcaaggatctcagaacccataagagctagagcaactaaatttggtatccaaactcctgtgatatcggacccccgcaaaggacgaaaatctggggcatccacaaatatcagagactattaacgctagagtaaccaaatttagtatccgcactcctgttagatctcactataaaacgtttatctcaaaatttcggcccacggttgcggtgtccgcagcaactcacaacgttccccctcgtttttaattACATACTCTCGACGTCATTTTGTTCGTATTTCTAACCATAAATCCGATAATTTCCACCTTATTTCGAGATTAAGTGCGCGGATTAGCAAACAATTATATGAGAAATTCGGCACATGCATATAGCAATTACAGTTACATTACAATCATTACAATCTGTGGTTTTGCTGTTTACCCACATCAATCGAAACCGCAGACATATAAAAACAGATAAACTCGATTCCCAGCTGGATAATGAAAGGGTTGATGGTCCAATAATCACCATATTTGTGGTAAATTTAGAACCGCCCAAGGGGCCAGGGGACAAGTTCTTTTTCCGGTTCGATGCACGCGCGGTAATCCGTGGCATCGAGTCATTGATTGTGGACAGAAATAACCTAAACATCCAGCTGAAATTGATGGCCTAATGTGCGTTGTATATTCTCTATCTGTACCCATGTTTGTTCGCTCTCAGGACGTGTTTTGTCGCTCTTTGCCCCAGATCATCTAGGGACTCGATCTGGTTTACAATTCCAAAacttactctctctctctctctctctctctaaatgGAATGGGATTTTTTGGTGTTCTGTCCAGCTTCCAAGTGTCATTAGTCCTGTGATGCTGATGAAACCAAAGTCCCCCGCGTGCGTACACATTGCCATACCTCAGCTAACAGATGTGTCTGGCATGGACATTGTGGAGGGGCAGCAACAGGGAGTTGCATCCACATGCACGGCAAACGCTATTCCACACGAAAAAAGCAGTTTACCTGCGCGCTGCAGCTTGGCCCTGGGCTTGGGGTTGGGTCTAGGGATTTTCTGTCTAAATGAAAATCCCTACTGAAACTGACAACAAATACAGCTGATGGTGAAAGTGGTGCAGGTGGCTAGTGCTTGTGGGTGGGCCGGATCACAGACAGGAGAGCGTGCACGGTGGCAATTACTCATGGAAATACTCTTAGTTCCAGTCTAGCAGCAGAGGGAACAGAGGGGCCTTGAGTGTTAACgttgctgtgtgtgtgttcccCCCATCTTATTTATTCTGTCCTTCGTTTGtgcaaaatcaaaattcctattgttcttgttgttgctgtccCTGTTGTTGATTGTGACCAGGCCCATGGGGGAACTATTAAGAGGAGAGATCAGACCaaaacggaacggaacggagcACAGATAAATCCTGAATATCGATGGCCGTACCCTCGGACATCGTTTGCATCCCATCCTTTGGCGGTTCTTCTCATTTTTGGACATGCCCTAGCCATACGAAACTAAGCTACAAATATGCACAAAATCGAATATGATGGCTGCTGCCATGCTTATAGCATCCTCGAGGCCACATGACAATCAGCATGCATTATTTAACAGTACCCAAACGAACATGCAAAATGCCATAGCCGACACAAATTTCTGATGTTCCCTCATCCAGATCCGCCCTGAAAGTGTGAAAGCCATGCCACGGCCTTGCATTGTTTAGTATCACAAATCGATCTATTGCTCCTCAAAGTCCCAACAGTAAAGTTAGTTTTGGTACTTTCGAAACGTTTGATCTACCATTGAGGAAGCACTCTTCCAGTCATTCTCTCAGTGTAGGGAATGCTGGCGAAAGGGGAAACCGGAATGCGCCTCGT is part of the Drosophila miranda strain MSH22 chromosome Y unlocalized genomic scaffold, D.miranda_PacBio2.1 Contig_Y1_pilon, whole genome shotgun sequence genome and harbors:
- the LOC117191555 gene encoding odorant receptor 98a-like, translating into MWRYHKIKELLGRMDKRCINITERLEVHRWVARCNIAYLIYQFMYTAYTLSTFFTAIFSGVVPFHLYNPFIDWRESTLNLWIASVMELIPMNGITFPFYFTCDLLKDDCESLALAIFHSHWRSSSRRYKSSLIYFLHNAQMPISFTAGSIFSISLNTNITVAKLAFSVVTFV